A region from the Janthinobacterium agaricidamnosum genome encodes:
- a CDS encoding integrase catalytic subunit: MTLSLSTTAADAGPPHHPDDRPYIERFFGTVASTLSSRLPGYTGSNPKDLRRALADPKGNLRLFVSLAEMEELMEASIAGYNATPHDGLNGRTPLEAMEYLVRGKGQMIWWLPEAKRRTMCLMQTAHRCRIRGYLAQGTRPHINLFQVRYTSEVLAASGALLGKELRVYYNSDDLRTVRAFLADGSELGILKAQGAWGEIRHDLKLRREIMKLRAKKRLASTVTQEFIDRFVEEKRKKAKHSRRAASALERTMRALANAPTANTPPDLPKSTPLSPAAAPLATTDSVPAAQTPQNIEPQKLTIPSGFTTVI; the protein is encoded by the coding sequence GTGACACTTTCGCTTTCCACTACGGCCGCCGACGCCGGCCCGCCACATCATCCCGACGACAGGCCCTATATCGAACGTTTTTTCGGCACCGTCGCCAGTACGCTCTCCTCGCGTCTGCCGGGCTACACAGGCTCGAATCCCAAGGATCTCCGTCGTGCGTTGGCCGACCCGAAGGGTAACCTGCGCTTGTTCGTGTCGCTTGCCGAGATGGAGGAATTGATGGAGGCGTCGATCGCCGGCTATAACGCTACGCCGCACGATGGTTTGAATGGCCGTACGCCGCTGGAGGCTATGGAATACCTGGTACGCGGCAAAGGACAGATGATCTGGTGGCTGCCAGAAGCGAAGCGGCGCACGATGTGCCTGATGCAGACGGCGCACCGTTGCCGGATCCGCGGCTATCTGGCGCAAGGCACCAGGCCGCATATCAACCTGTTCCAGGTACGCTACACAAGCGAGGTGCTGGCCGCCAGCGGTGCGCTGCTGGGGAAGGAGCTGCGCGTCTATTACAACAGCGACGACCTGCGCACCGTGCGCGCCTTTCTCGCAGACGGATCGGAGCTTGGCATACTCAAGGCGCAGGGTGCGTGGGGCGAGATCAGGCACGACCTGAAGCTGCGCCGCGAGATCATGAAACTGCGCGCCAAGAAGCGGCTGGCATCCACGGTTACGCAGGAATTCATTGACCGCTTTGTAGAAGAGAAGCGGAAGAAGGCAAAGCACAGCCGGCGCGCTGCCAGCGCCCTGGAAAGAACGATGCGCGCTCTGGCGAACGCGCCAACGGCTAACACACCGCCAGATCTGCCAAAGTCCACGCCGTTGTCACCAGCCGCCGCGCCGCTAGCGACAACAGATTCGGTGCCCGCGGCACAGACTCCTCAGAATATCGAGCCACAAAAACTCACGATCCCTTCCGGCTTTACGACAGTCATCTAA
- a CDS encoding ATP-binding protein produces the protein MSLKLPRPIAPDLHPIATGNYRIATPAIQELHELVMRCLRYRTTGALIYGASRIGKTRAIEYVRLLLAETHPKITTYHAQAEHKPRHAEGPFFSNLLEAVGYPDPDHGSNPTKRIRLINKIKEACAKNGGGTVILFCDEAQRYDDNEYEWLRDVHDHLDRLQIKLFTILVGQQDLLAIKIAMQCAGKTQIVARLMVDELAFHGIRNADDVATCLVGYGQTNFPRRTDWSFTRFYLQQAVDAGYRLVDDAQVLWEAFASIHNKAGLAGALEIPMESFTRAVEIVLKESELQDAAQYRPSAQLWTQAVRSSGYVQARVATTRGLSELSSAA, from the coding sequence ATGTCATTGAAACTGCCCCGGCCAATCGCCCCCGATTTGCATCCCATTGCCACCGGCAACTACCGCATCGCCACACCGGCCATCCAGGAACTGCACGAGCTCGTCATGCGCTGTCTACGCTACCGGACCACCGGTGCGCTCATCTACGGCGCCTCGCGCATTGGCAAGACGCGCGCCATCGAATATGTGCGGCTGTTGCTGGCCGAGACCCATCCCAAGATCACCACCTATCACGCCCAGGCCGAACACAAGCCGCGCCATGCCGAGGGTCCATTTTTCTCAAATCTGTTAGAAGCCGTGGGCTATCCCGATCCTGACCACGGGTCGAATCCAACCAAGCGCATTCGGCTCATCAACAAAATCAAGGAAGCCTGTGCCAAGAACGGCGGCGGGACAGTCATCCTGTTTTGCGACGAGGCACAACGCTACGACGACAACGAGTACGAATGGCTGCGCGACGTACATGATCATCTTGATCGGCTGCAGATCAAGCTGTTCACGATCCTCGTCGGCCAGCAGGATCTGCTGGCCATCAAGATCGCCATGCAGTGCGCCGGCAAGACCCAGATTGTGGCGCGCCTGATGGTCGACGAACTCGCATTCCATGGCATTCGCAATGCCGACGATGTCGCCACCTGCCTGGTCGGTTATGGCCAGACCAATTTCCCCCGCAGGACCGACTGGTCTTTTACGCGCTTCTATCTGCAGCAGGCGGTGGATGCCGGATATCGCCTGGTTGACGATGCCCAAGTGCTCTGGGAGGCCTTCGCCTCGATACACAACAAGGCGGGGCTGGCCGGCGCACTGGAAATTCCGATGGAATCGTTCACCCGTGCCGTCGAGATCGTGCTCAAGGAAAGTGAGCTGCAGGATGCTGCGCAGTATCGGCCGTCGGCCCAGTTGTGGACCCAGGCGGTGCGCAGTTCCGGTTATGTCCAAGCCAGGGTGGCGACCACCCGCGGCCTCTCTGAACTGTCCAGCGCTGCGTGA
- a CDS encoding ATP-binding protein: MSLKLPRPIAPDLHPIATGNYRIATPAIQELHELVMRCLRYRTTGALIHGASRIGKTRAIEYVRLLLAETHPKITTYHAQAEHKPRHAEGPFFSNLLEAVGYPDPDHGSNPTKRIRLINKIKEACAKNGGGTVILFCDEAQRYDDNEYEWLRDVHDHLDRLQIKLFTILVGQQDLLAIKIAMQCAGKTQIVARLMVDELAFHGIRNADDVATCLVGYGQTNFPRRTDWSFTRFYLQQAVDAGYRLVDDAQVLWEAFAAIHNKAGLAGALEIPMESFTRAVEIVLKESELQDAAHYRPSPQLWIQAVRSSGYVQARVATTRGLSELSSAA, encoded by the coding sequence ATGTCTTTGAAACTGCCCCGGCCCATCGCCCCAGATCTGCATCCCATCGCCACCGGCAACTACCGCATCGCCACACCGGCCATCCAGGAACTGCACGAGCTCGTCATGCGCTGTCTGCGCTACCGGACCACCGGTGCGCTCATCCACGGTGCCTCCCGCATCGGCAAGACCCGCGCCATCGAATATGTGCGGCTGCTGCTGGCAGAGACCCATCCCAAGATCACCACCTACCACGCCCAGGCTGAACACAAGCCGCGCCATGCCGAAGGCCCCTTCTTCTCGAATCTGCTGGAAGCCGTGGGCTACCCCGATCCGGACCACGGATCGAATCCGACCAAGCGCATTCGGCTCATCAACAAGATCAAGGAAGCCTGCGCCAAGAATGGTGGCGGGACGGTCATCCTGTTTTGTGACGAGGCGCAGAGGTACGACGACAACGAGTACGAATGGCTGCGCGACGTGCATGACCATCTGGACCGGTTGCAGATCAAGTTGTTCACGATCCTCGTCGGCCAGCAGGATCTGCTGGCCATCAAGATCGCCATGCAGTGCGCCGGCAAGACCCAGATTGTGGCGCGCCTGATGGTCGACGAACTCGCATTCCATGGCATTCGCAATGCCGACGATGTCGCCACCTGCCTGGTCGGTTATGGCCAGACCAATTTCCCGCGCCGCACCGACTGGTCTTTCACGCGCTTCTATCTGCAGCAGGCGGTGGACGCCGGATATCGCCTGGTCGACGATGCCCAAGTGCTTTGGGAGGCCTTTGCCGCGATACACAACAAGGCGGGGCTGGCCGGCGCACTGGAGATTCCGATGGAATCGTTTACACGTGCCGTCGAGATCGTACTCAAGGAAAGCGAGCTGCAGGACGCTGCGCATTACCGGCCGTCGCCCCAGTTGTGGATCCAGGCGGTGCGCAGTTCCGGCTATGTCCAGGCCCGGGTGGCGACTACCCGCGGCCTGTCGGAACTGTCCAGCGCCGCATGA
- a CDS encoding site-specific integrase, with amino-acid sequence MRQNLQTLHPAEEKRAKPFQIDQLMLVEHWLTANVDAAQSQGEMGTELRYRRNKALFLLGFWRGFRGDELTRLQIEHVHITQGEGMTCFLPRTKGDRQFKGGYFKVPLLSRLCPVSAYEEWIAAARLTAGPVFRAIDRWGNISDNGLNIDSLVPLLRNILQEAGVDAPELYSAHSLRRGFASWATANGWDLKTLMEHVGWKNAQSAMRYIDREDPFNQRRIEQNLYPLYSK; translated from the coding sequence ATGCGACAGAACCTCCAGACGCTGCATCCAGCCGAGGAAAAGCGGGCAAAACCATTTCAGATCGATCAACTCATGCTGGTCGAGCACTGGTTGACGGCCAACGTCGACGCCGCGCAATCCCAGGGAGAAATGGGCACCGAGCTGCGGTACCGCCGCAACAAAGCGTTGTTTCTGCTTGGTTTCTGGCGCGGGTTTCGCGGCGACGAGTTGACGCGCCTGCAAATCGAGCATGTTCACATCACGCAAGGTGAAGGGATGACTTGCTTCTTGCCGCGCACCAAAGGTGATCGCCAGTTCAAGGGCGGCTACTTCAAGGTGCCGTTGCTATCGCGCCTGTGCCCGGTCAGCGCTTATGAGGAATGGATCGCTGCGGCGAGATTGACGGCTGGACCGGTGTTTCGTGCCATTGATCGCTGGGGCAACATCAGCGATAACGGACTGAACATCGATAGCCTGGTACCGCTCCTGCGTAATATCCTGCAGGAAGCTGGCGTTGATGCGCCTGAGTTGTACAGTGCTCACTCGCTGCGGCGCGGCTTTGCCAGCTGGGCAACAGCCAATGGCTGGGATCTCAAGACGCTGATGGAGCACGTGGGCTGGAAAAACGCCCAATCCGCCATGCGCTACATCGATAGGGAAGATCCCTTTAACCAGCGCCGTATCGAACAAAACCTGTATCCTCTTTATAGCAAGTAA
- a CDS encoding IS6 family transposase, with product MLNFKGMRFPIDVILVCIRWYVAYPLSYRHLEEMMEERGVSVDHSSINRWAIRFLPLVEKMARKHKRPVGGSWRMDETYIKVKGVWKYLYRAVDKQGKTVDFLLTAKRDMVSAKRFFDKAMGAHGDPDKVAMDKSGANKAAIDAINASRDVPIVVRQVKYLNNIVEQDHRAIKRVTSPMLNFKSFRAAHCVLAGVELMHMIRKGQFAINGTDAMSFADQFYALAAQVRPV from the coding sequence ATGCTCAACTTCAAAGGGATGCGCTTTCCGATCGATGTGATCCTGGTCTGCATTCGCTGGTACGTAGCATACCCGCTGAGCTACCGGCACCTGGAAGAAATGATGGAAGAGCGCGGCGTATCGGTCGACCATTCGTCGATCAATCGGTGGGCGATTCGTTTCCTGCCTCTCGTCGAGAAGATGGCCCGGAAACACAAGCGCCCGGTCGGTGGCAGCTGGCGAATGGATGAGACGTATATCAAGGTCAAGGGCGTCTGGAAATACCTGTACCGCGCCGTCGACAAGCAGGGCAAAACCGTCGACTTCCTGCTCACGGCCAAACGCGATATGGTCTCAGCGAAGCGCTTCTTCGACAAGGCGATGGGAGCGCACGGCGATCCGGACAAAGTCGCGATGGACAAGAGCGGGGCCAACAAGGCGGCGATCGATGCGATCAACGCCAGCCGTGACGTGCCGATCGTGGTGCGCCAAGTCAAGTACCTCAACAACATCGTCGAACAGGACCATCGCGCCATCAAGCGGGTAACCAGTCCGATGCTCAACTTCAAATCGTTCCGCGCCGCCCACTGCGTGCTCGCCGGCGTTGAGCTCATGCACATGATCCGCAAGGGCCAGTTCGCAATCAACGGAACCGATGCGATGTCGTTCGCCGACCAATTTTATGCGCTGGCAGCACAGGTCCGTCCAGTTTGA